GGCGCTGCTCGCCTTCGGCGCCCGGGCGGCTGATGCCGTGCTCCATGCCGACAATGCCCTTGTAGCCTTTGTCGTAAAGGTGCTTGAAGACATTCTTGTAGTTGATCTCGCCGGTGGTGGGTTCCTTGCGGCCCGGAACATCGCCCACCTGGATGTAGGCGGTCTCGTCCCACGCGCGGTCGATGTTGTTGATCAGGTTGCCGATCTCGATCTGCTGGTGGTAGAGGTCGTTGAGGATCTTGCACGATGGGCTGCCGACGGCCTTGGCGATGGCGTAGGCCTGGGGGACGGTCTTCAGGAAGACGCCGGGATGGTTCATGTAGTTGAGCGGTTCCATCACCATCACGAGTCCGTGGGGTTCCATCAGCTCGGAGCAGTATCTGAGGTTGTCGACCACATTGGCGAACTGGTAGTCGTAGTCGAGGTTCGGATTGTCGGCGCCCAGCACGATGGTGGTCCACTTGGCGTTGACGCGCTTGGCGGTTTCGATGGCTTGGTCGCACATTTTTTTCAACTCGGCGCGGACGGCCTTGGGATCGGCATCCACTCCCTTGCCACGGTTCTTATCGCCCATAATGTTGGAGGTGAGCATGTAGGTGTTCATGCCGAAGCCCGTCACGAAAACGCCCATGGTCATGCCGAGCGCGGCCAGCTTGTCGCCGATCCTCTGCTGGAGCTCGACCGGCTTGTTCATCATGCCGTTGTCTTCGATGCCCCGGAAGCCGTTGTCGTACATGAACTGGATCTGGTCGAGCGGATCCTTCCCCGCACTATTCACAAAATGGCGGAAACCGGGGGCATACATTAGCTTGAACGGGGTGGCTGGGTTTTGTGCCGAAGCGGTAGTCGCCAGCCCGGCCGCTCCAACGGTGGCCAATGTGGTGGTTGTTGCTGCGAATGTCCTGCGGTTCATCATCTTCTCCCCTGGGTTGTTAGTCTATTCCCACTAAACGAAGCACAATTGCCCATAGTGGACATGCCCGAAAGGCCTGTTCTTGTAGAAACGGGGCAAATCCTTGTATGAAATCCGCATGCATGCATCTTCAGCGGGCGGTTTCCGACGCTGCGCTTCGGTGTCATTTAATTTGAGGCAACTCGCTTGGGCGCGAGGGCGCGAGAAAGATCTCGACCGGTTTTCTGCCGGGGGCTACACTCCGCTTAGTTGATGAAAGGAGTATAGTGATGAGTTTACTTCTGATTGTTCTGAAGGTTGTGGCGAGTCTGGCTTTTCTTGCGGCCGGCTCCGCCAAGTTGGCCAAGGCGAAAACCTTGGTTGAGCAGTTCCACGATTTCCGCTTGCCGATGGAGATTATGTATTTCATCGGGATTCTCGAAATATTGGGTGCTGTTACGCTATGGTTCGATTTCCTAACGATCTGGGTCTTGTCGGCGCTCGCCTGCCTGATGCTGGGGGCGTTGAAGAGCCATTTTTTCGCCAAGCATCCTATTTCGAGGCTAATTCCCGCCGCCGCCCTGTTCGGCCTCTGTGTTTGGGCCGCGCTGTTGGAAAACTGGCTGTCTTAGGCATCCAGGAGCCCATCCTGCGCGGTTTGCCCGGCTGGATTGCGCGGGGTGGTTGAAATGGATGGAACCTCTTTACTTTGCCTTCCGATTCCTTATGATGCCACCATCCAACGAAAGGTCGGGCAATGAATAGACAGTACGCACGGTTCATCGATATGGCGCCCGCGGATGCCCCCGGCACCCGCTAACGGTTCATGGGACGCAGGCGCAGACGGCGGAAGCCGGGAAAATGGACGGTCATCCTCCTCGTGGGGGTTGCCGTGTGGTTTGTGCTCGAGGGGCGCTTCTATTTCCCAAAATACATACGCCCGCCCGGGGATGCCGAACCCGTGGTGGTTGAACTGGACACCACGTCGTATTGCCATTGCCGAAAATGCTGCAGCTATAAATGGCTCGCATTCATTCCCTATCAAAAAACGGGGACTTTCAGTGGCCGCATAAAAAAGATCGGCGTTACCTCGTCCGGGGCAACGGTGCGCCCCGGTTCCATTGCCGCCGATATCTCGATCTATCCCTATGGCACCATCATGCACGTTCCCGGCTACGGTTATGGGCGCGTCGAAGACACCGGTGGCGCGATCAAGGGGCGGCATATCGACCTCTACCGCCCGAACCACTGGTTCGCCCGGTCGTGGGGGGTGAAAAAACTCAAGGTCAAGGTTTGGTTGCCGCCCAAGGAAGATCCGCCGCAGCAA
This DNA window, taken from Pontiella desulfatans, encodes the following:
- a CDS encoding DoxX family protein gives rise to the protein MSLLLIVLKVVASLAFLAAGSAKLAKAKTLVEQFHDFRLPMEIMYFIGILEILGAVTLWFDFLTIWVLSALACLMLGALKSHFFAKHPISRLIPAAALFGLCVWAALLENWLS
- a CDS encoding 3D domain-containing protein; this translates as MGRRRRRRKPGKWTVILLVGVAVWFVLEGRFYFPKYIRPPGDAEPVVVELDTTSYCHCRKCCSYKWLAFIPYQKTGTFSGRIKKIGVTSSGATVRPGSIAADISIYPYGTIMHVPGYGYGRVEDTGGAIKGRHIDLYRPNHWFARSWGVKKLKVKVWLPPKEDPPQQEAPANVGS
- a CDS encoding hydroxypyruvate isomerase family protein yields the protein MMNRRTFAATTTTLATVGAAGLATTASAQNPATPFKLMYAPGFRHFVNSAGKDPLDQIQFMYDNGFRGIEDNGMMNKPVELQQRIGDKLAALGMTMGVFVTGFGMNTYMLTSNIMGDKNRGKGVDADPKAVRAELKKMCDQAIETAKRVNAKWTTIVLGADNPNLDYDYQFANVVDNLRYCSELMEPHGLVMVMEPLNYMNHPGVFLKTVPQAYAIAKAVGSPSCKILNDLYHQQIEIGNLINNIDRAWDETAYIQVGDVPGRKEPTTGEINYKNVFKHLYDKGYKGIVGMEHGISRPGAEGEQRLIQAYREVDDFEI